From a region of the Candidatus Palauibacter polyketidifaciens genome:
- a CDS encoding alpha/beta hydrolase — MSGLRWPGRFALGAAAGLAGAAWWLAMTRRNEALVRPPVRDGSGEALPGGVIEYSDGEKVEYIDAGSGDALVWVPGADGPKETFRYQLPSFARRHRVVCADLRREFTTTDGFDRLVDDVAELVAARDVERFVLIGTSLGSAITMRFASRFPERLRGIVLCNPLARVSYRHVGFNRAALIPLAMLTTRYLPTELSRGLARVWSRLGVWIFDDSPGRDALIEYALFTGPRTVRPTVSDRRVSGLRRVDLRADLPDIALPALVVKGPRDEYCPVDWAREITELLPAAEYVPIRGTGHCSHISRPGAFNETLDDWLRRLPARAEEEETSVERGDA; from the coding sequence GTGAGCGGGCTGCGCTGGCCCGGCAGGTTCGCGCTGGGCGCGGCGGCCGGGCTCGCAGGCGCCGCGTGGTGGCTGGCCATGACGCGCCGCAACGAGGCGCTGGTGCGGCCGCCCGTTCGGGACGGCTCCGGCGAGGCGCTCCCCGGCGGAGTCATCGAGTACTCCGACGGCGAGAAGGTCGAGTACATCGATGCCGGGTCGGGGGATGCGCTCGTATGGGTCCCCGGCGCGGACGGACCGAAGGAGACGTTCCGCTATCAGCTGCCGAGCTTCGCCAGGCGCCATCGCGTCGTATGCGCGGATCTGCGGCGTGAGTTTACGACGACCGATGGCTTCGACCGCCTGGTCGACGATGTGGCCGAACTCGTCGCCGCGCGCGACGTCGAGCGCTTCGTGCTCATCGGGACGAGCCTCGGGAGCGCGATCACGATGCGCTTCGCGAGCCGGTTTCCGGAGCGTCTGCGGGGGATCGTGCTGTGCAACCCGCTGGCGCGCGTCTCCTACCGCCACGTCGGCTTCAACCGGGCCGCGCTCATCCCTCTCGCCATGCTGACGACCCGCTATCTCCCGACGGAACTCTCCCGCGGTCTGGCGCGGGTCTGGAGCCGTCTCGGCGTCTGGATCTTCGACGACTCGCCGGGTCGGGACGCCCTGATCGAGTACGCGCTCTTCACCGGGCCGCGCACCGTCCGCCCCACCGTCTCCGACCGCCGCGTGTCGGGCCTGCGGCGGGTGGATCTGCGAGCGGACCTGCCGGACATCGCGCTGCCTGCGCTCGTGGTGAAGGGCCCACGCGACGAGTATTGTCCGGTGGACTGGGCGCGCGAGATCACCGAACTGCTGCCCGCTGCCGAGTACGTCCCCATTCGCGGCACCGGACACTGCTCGCACATTTCGCGCCCCGGCGCCTTCAATGAGACACTGGACGATTGGCTCCGGCGGCTCCCGGCGCGCGCGGAAGAGGAAGAAACGTCAGTCGAGAGAGGCGACGCATGA